The window GATCGCCTCGAAGTGGTGGTTTTTCGGCATATACTGTCTCATCGCTGGACTATCTGCCATTGGTATAACATACCTGGGAGCGTGGTAACGTGTCGTTTATCAAAAATTCATCGATTCGCTGGGGCGTGATTCTGCTCTGCATGATCTTAGGTACCTGGCTGGGACTGTTTTTCCAACGTTTCCCGGCTACCGCGGTGCTCTTCGCCAATGTCGTTGACTTCACGATAGACATCCGCCAGATAGATCTCGTGATGGTACGGATCGGTTTTCTCTTTGCGCTGAAACTCAACCTGGGGACTCTGATCGGCGCGATCACCGGTATCGTAATAACGCGATGATCGGTAAGATCATACTGGCTTCCGGCAGCCCGCGGCGGCGCGAATTGCTCGCAGGCCTTGGCTGGGCTTTTGAGGTGATTCCGCCGCAGGTCGACGAAAAGAAGTTCGACGGCGAGCCGCCGGCGGAACTTGTAAAGCGCCTTGCCGAAGAGAAGGCCTCCTGCGTCGCCTCCCGGTTCCCTGGAAACTGGGTGCTTGGGGCCGATACGGTGGTAGCTCTCGATGGACGGATACTCGGCAAGCCGAAGTGCGAAGAGGAGGCTGCCGCGATGATCGCGGAGCTCTCCGGGCGTATGCATTCAGTCTTTACCGGCGTAGCGCTGATCGCCCCGGACAGGCGTAAACTTGTACGCGCCGAAGAGACGTGCGTCACCTTCCGGCCGCTGGAAAAAGAAGATATCTCGGCCTATATCGCGCTTGGAGAGAGTATGGACAAGGCGGGAGCCTATGCGATCCAGGAGAGGGGCACGCTTCTCGCGGAGCGTATAGATGGTTGTTATTTCAATGTCGTCGGGCTTCCGCTCTTTCGTGTCAGCCGGATGTTCGCTGAGATGGGGATAGGACTTTCGGAGCAATGGAGGATCTATAATGATGAATAGAATAAACAAACGTACACTGCTGTACGCCGCCCTGCTGCTGGCGATGCTGCTGGCGCTGATCGGACTCACATCGCGCCTGCGCGCGGAAAACTCAAATAAGACAGTCGCCTTTATTACGGAATATAAGGATATTACCTCGCTTGCCTATCAGTATTCGGAATCGCCTCTCTCGGTGTGGCGGAAAATAAACGCGCTCGGCGTCATGGGGGTGGCGGTCTCCGAATATACCGGAGACGAACTTGCGATCCATAATCCGCTGCCGCTGCGTTTCGGCTCCGCGGCTTCGATGCTCAGCGTTAAAGACGCTGAACGGGAGCCTAACAGGGCGGTTTTACGTTACCCGGCAAAACTATCTTACGCTGATATACTCTATAAATACATCAAGACAAAACTTCCAGCCGCTGAGCTGGTGACCGGTGGTGAATACAACTACATCATGCTTCCCGGTACAGTGGAAGAGTTCAAGTTCTCTACCTTTGTCCCCGACATTTCCGCTCTTGAATTTGCCTCGAAACACAATATACCCGTGCTCTTCCGTCCCGGACCCTGCACTCCTGCCTCTGGGAAAAATGTCGCCGAAGCCTTCCTATTTCTTACGGACAGGTTCCCTCAAATCAGGAACATAATTCCCGCCGGCCTGATCGTCTCCGGCTATCCCGAGATCGGACCCCTTGCCAAGGTGATGAAGGACAAGGGAATCACTCTTTCACAGGTGGAATTTGTAAAGCAGATAGGCGTGCCGCAGCTGGCCGCGAAGATCGGTCATCTTGTCATTCCGATGCACAGCCTTACGCGCGACGAAATAATCTCACGCAACATAAACCGCGGTTCGATAGCCGACCGTTTTATCAGGGCGGTACACGAGCGCTCGATACGTTTCATTATGGTCCATCCCTACGACCTGCAGATGGGCGGACGTCTGGAAATATTCACAGCGGATCTTGCCTCTTATAAAGAGGCGCTAGAGGCGCGTGGCTATCATCTGGGCTGGCCTGAACCGCTGCCCGGCTGGCCCGCGCCGCTGGCCGGAGCGGCCGCCTGCGGGCTGGTGGTCCTCTTTACCCTCTGGTTCTATATTTCACGGCTCACAGGCACTGAAAACGGAGATGTCAAACCGATGCAGGCTCTTGTCCTCTTTGCCGCGGCCCTCCTGCTTGGCGGGGCTATGTGGAAGATATCTTTTGCCGCGAAACTGCTAGGTGGGTTCTGCGGCGCCCTGGCTGCCACAGAAGGGGCGATGACGGCGCTTGAGAGCTCGGAGCGGCGTCTCAGAGGCGCGGTCATCGGCCTGCTTATCGTCGTTGCCGGAGGCCTTTCCATCGCCTCCTTTTACGGGACCTCCGCAGCGGCGCTGCGGCTGACGCCATTCTCCGGCGTCAAGCTTACGCTGCTTCTGCCGCCGCTGCTGCTGCTCTTCCATGACCTTACGCGGCGCGTCCATCCGGAGACGATCGGCGAGATCGTCGTGCGTCCCGCGATATGGGGCGAGCTGGTGCTGATCGGCGTGATGCTGCTGGTGATGCTCGTGATGGCGCTGCGCAGCGACAACGTTTCGAATGTTCCCGCGCTGGAGGTGGCCTTCCGTGACTTCATGGAGCGCGTGATGGTAGTGCGTCCGCGAACGAAGGAGTTTCTTATCGGTTATCCGGCGCTTGTTTTGTACTGGTATCTGGTACGCAATAAGTATATTCCGCACTACCGCGAGGTGGTGCGTATCGCCGCGGTGTTGGCTTTCTGCTCGGCAGTGAACACCTTTTGCCACTTCCACACGCTTCTTTACCTCAGTGTGATCCGCGTGCTCAACGGCTGGTGGCTCGGCCTGCTGCTGGGAACGGTCGGCGTGGCGGTTCTGCACTTTGTCCTTATTCCGCTTTGGCGGAGAGTTTCCAAAAGCCTTTAGCTCCCTCGGGAGAGAAAAATTGGGGAAAAAATTCGACGTACTCCTTCTCGGATACTACGGCTTCGGCAACCTCGGTGATGAGCTGCTTGCCGAGGCCGCCGTCTCTCTTTTGCGTGAAGCCGGAGTTGAACGAAGCCGGATCGCCATCCTGTCGTCTACGCCGGATGACAGTGAAGAACGTTTTGGCGTCGCTTCCTTCAACCGCTGGCGGCTCGGCGACGTGGCGAGAGCCTGTTCGGATAGCCGCACGCTGCTTCTTGGCGGCGGCGGTCTTTTTCAAGACAGTACGAGTCTGCGCTCATGCCTCTATTACTGCGCGGTGATGCTGATCGCGAAGATGAAGGGGCTGCGGATATGGGCAGTGGGGCAGTCTGTGGGCCCGCTGCGCTCAAAGGCGGCGCGGGGAGTCACTCGTCTGGCTCTTTCGTTATGCTCGTATATAAGCGTGCGTGACGAAAGTTCGCTGAAAATGGCCGGAGATCTTGGCTTGAGCGCTGAGCTCACTCCCGACCTTGTTATGTCGCTCGTACCTGAAAAAAACGCGGTAAAAGAGCCTCTGATCCTCTTTAACGCGCGCCCCGGATACGGGGATCTTGCGCGGATGACGGCCGAGAGGTGCCGTGAAGCCGCCGATGCAGCTGGCTGTGAAGTGCGCGGCGTCGCCCTTGCCGCCGAGGATGCCGCTGAGATCGAGAGACTGCACTCTCTGCAATATGTAAAAATCCGCGATATAATAACTGTGAAAAACTTAGAGGAGTTTTCAGCGGCCGTTCAAGGCGCGTCGGGAGCGGTCGGTATGAGGCTTCACTTTTTAGTGCTCTGTCTGCTGGCCGGAATTCCGCTTGCCGGATGCGCCTATGATCCGAAGGTTTTGGGCTTCTGTATGCGCTATAATGTCGAGGTAGTGGGCGAGGGTCCGGTAGGGCTCGGTAAACTGAACGATAATACTGTGCAAAGCAAAGCCGCGGCGGCGGTGCGTGAAAAATTTACTGCGGGGCTGCGCGGCGTGTTAGGTGATAGAAATGGATAACAAAAGAATTGAAGAGCTGAAATCTATAGCGGCCGAGGTACGGAAAGATGTCCTGCGCATGGTTGGACTGGCGCGCTCCGGTCCCTTTGAAACATCTATGTCTGCCGCCGACCTGCTCGTTTATCTCTACTGGGAGGAGCTGCTGCTCATTCCCTCCGAACCGGGGCGAAGAGACCGTGACCGCTTCATAACGGATATACCCGCGGCGATTCCCGCTCTCTATGCCGTGCTCGCGCGGCGGGGCTTCTTTGAGAGGGAACACCTGTGGCATTACCGCCGTTTAGGCGCGATGCTTCAGGCGCTGCCGGATTTCAAGAGAACTCCGGGGATCGACGCGCCATGTCTTACGGTGCAGCCGGCGGTGGCGATGGCCGCCGCCATCGCGAAGGAGTTATCCCGCGAGGAGGAAAAGCCGCGCGTCGTATTTCTTACAGCCGGTCTCTCGTTTTCATCGGAAGAATTTATCAGAGAAATGAAACATATCGGCCTTTGCGGTATTCCCAACCTTCTTGTCGTGATCGCCACACGCGAATCGGAGGCTGACGGCGGTTCGAGCGTTAGTACAAACAACGTACGAATGTTATCTTCCTGTGGCTGGGAGGTCAGGCAGGCGATCGCGGAAGATCTCCGCTCTCTTGAAGAGGCCTGTAATTCCTTTGACTTCAAAGATGGCGGTCCAAAGGCGCTTTTCGTCTCCATAGCGGGCGCACTCGGACTCTCCGTATCTGATTCGGGACAGTCCGAGACAGCGCATTCGCTGAGTATGGGAGAACTGGATCAGGCGTTGGAAGAACTGGAGGTAAAATCCAATGAGCATTAACGAAAAGATATCGACATTTGCCGCCTTTTGTGAGCTGATCACGGAATACGCGCTGAACGATGAAGACTTCCTTCTGCTTACGACCGAAGAGGTAACGGAGACGGAGCTTTTTGACAGGCTGCCTCCTGAAAAGTATATTCGTACGGAATCATCGGTGGCGGGTGCGCTTATGCGTGCCGCCGGCAGCGCGATCGCCGGTAAAAAAACCTGGCTGCTGGGACGCGTCGCCGAACTCACGGGGTGCGGCTACGCGCAGATACGCGAGGCAATCGCGCTGCCCAAGCTTCCGGTGCGTATCGCGGCGCTGAACGGCGGGCTCTCCTGCGCCCACGAGGGGGCCGCCGTTCAGCTTTTGGAAGATCTTGCCCTTATGCGTACCATTCCCAATATGAACGTCTTTATTCCCTCTGACATGGCTGCCCTCAGAGGTATCCTCGAGAGGAGTGAAAATACCTCCGCGCCGCTCTACATGCGGCTTGGCTGTACGCCGGTACCGGCGCTGGACGATTCCTACGGCGAATCGTTCCGCTTTGGCGGCGCGCGGATACTTCGCAGCGGAACTGGCGTAACGATATGTGCCTGTGGTATCATGGTTAGTCAGGCCTTGCTTGCCGCGGAGCAGCTTGAACGGCAGAACATCAGCGCCGAGGTCATAGACTGCTACAGTCTGAAGCCTTTTCCCGAAAGCGTTCTGCTTTCATCCGTCCGCCGGACCGGATGCTGCGTCGTCGCGGAGGAGCACGGCAACATCGGCGGCCTATTCGGCGCGGCCGCTGAGTGTCTGGGCCGGACATATCCGGTGCCGCTGCGCTGTGTGGCGGTAGAGGATCAATTTGTAAACAGCGGTACTCCCGAAGAGCTTCGCGAGTACTACGGACTGACCTGGAAAGAGATCGTTGACGCGTCCGCCCAAGCGTGGGCGCTGCGCAGGAGGTAATTTGAAATATGGATATAAAGTTTTCCGGCGTCACAAAGATATTTGAGCCGGATATCGTTGCTTTGGAAGATGTTTATCTTAGTATAGACCGCGGAGAATTCGTCTATCTGGTGGGGGAGACGGGCTCCGGCAAGACGACCCTTATGCGCTGTATATTCCGCGAAGTCATTCCCTCCAGGGGGCACATCAGCGTAGGCGGACGCGCGCTGCGGAAGATGGGCCGTTTTGAGCTGGCCCTGTTCCGCCGCGACATCGGCGTCATCTTTCAGGATTTCAGCCTGCTGCCAAATATCACCGCCTTTGAGAACGTCGCCTTTGTGCTCGAGGTGATGGGGGTTCCCTCGCGTGAGATAGAGGAGCGTGTCGCTGACGTACTGAAGACTGTCGGCATCTGGCGGCGCCGGAACCTTTATCCGCCGCAGCTTTCCGGCGGTGAGCAGCAGCGCCTCACCATCGCGCGCGCGATCGTCAACGGACCGTCGCTGATATTGGCCGACGAACCGACGGGAAACCTTGACAGCCATACGGCCGACGAGATCATGCAGCTGATGCTTGACATCAACGCCGCGGGGACCACCGTCATCATGGCGACGCACAACCAGGCGATCGTCGATACCTACAGGCACCGCGTTGTTGAGATAAGACGCGGACGCATCGTCCGCGATGACAAGGAAGGAGGCTACGAGGCTGATGTCACGTATTAAATATATTCTGAGAGACGGATGGCGTCTGGTATGGCGTCATTTCGGCATGAGCCTTCTGACGGTCTTTACCGCCATGTCCGTCTTTTTCGTGATCGGGGCGACGATGCTCTTTATCCTCAACATAAGAAATGTCATCGGCACGATGGAAAACCAGCTCTCAATACAGGCATATATGAAGCCTGACACCGACCTTGAGGCTGCCGCAAAGAGGATAAAAGCGATGCGCAATGTTAAAAGTGTAAAAGTAATAACTAAAGAAACTGCCCTGGAACGGCTGCGTGCGCGTCTTGGAAATCAGGCCAACGCGGTGACGCTGCTTGGTTCCAACCCTCTTCCAGCGAGTATCGAGGTTCGCGTCAGCCGCGCCGCGGAGGTTTCGGATACCGCCCGCATGCTGATGGCGATCCCCGACGTGGACGATATAGTATACGCGGGGCATGTCGCGGAAAAGCTGACGCGTCTTTCGACCTTTGTCGAGCGTTTCTCTTTAGTGATGCTCATCGTAGCGCTTGCCGCGAGCGGCGTGGTCCTCTTCAACACTATCAGGATAGCGGTATACTCGCGCGCCGAGGAGATAGACGTGATGATGAAGGTTGGCGCGACCTCCACCTACGTCGCCTTTCCCTTTGTCATCCAGGGGTTCATTCTGGGACTGACGGGCGCGCTTGTCGCCTCCGCGGCTCTGGGATATTCCTACTTCAGCGCGGTGGCCCGCCTGAAGGATATGCTGCCGTTCCTCTCATTTATCGAATCGCCTCGGCTTCTCGCTAAGCTGAGCCTTGTGCTCATCTGCTGCGGGACGGTGGTGAGCCTCTTCGCGAGCCTTATCGCCGTGGAGAAATTTATCAGGAAGGCGGCTAAGCCGCTTTAACCCTGCGGCGCTAGTTATGGGCATCCAAACAAAAAAAGTCCGGCTGATAGCGTTCCTCTCCGCAGCGGTGCTGCTCTGCGCTCCGCTGCCGACACTTGCCGCGGCGAAGACGGCGGCCCAGATAGAGGCGGAGATAAAGCAGCAGGAGC is drawn from Cloacibacillus sp. and contains these coding sequences:
- a CDS encoding Maf family protein; this encodes MIGKIILASGSPRRRELLAGLGWAFEVIPPQVDEKKFDGEPPAELVKRLAEEKASCVASRFPGNWVLGADTVVALDGRILGKPKCEEEAAAMIAELSGRMHSVFTGVALIAPDRRKLVRAEETCVTFRPLEKEDISAYIALGESMDKAGAYAIQERGTLLAERIDGCYFNVVGLPLFRVSRMFAEMGIGLSEQWRIYNDE
- a CDS encoding DUF5693 family protein is translated as MMNRINKRTLLYAALLLAMLLALIGLTSRLRAENSNKTVAFITEYKDITSLAYQYSESPLSVWRKINALGVMGVAVSEYTGDELAIHNPLPLRFGSAASMLSVKDAEREPNRAVLRYPAKLSYADILYKYIKTKLPAAELVTGGEYNYIMLPGTVEEFKFSTFVPDISALEFASKHNIPVLFRPGPCTPASGKNVAEAFLFLTDRFPQIRNIIPAGLIVSGYPEIGPLAKVMKDKGITLSQVEFVKQIGVPQLAAKIGHLVIPMHSLTRDEIISRNINRGSIADRFIRAVHERSIRFIMVHPYDLQMGGRLEIFTADLASYKEALEARGYHLGWPEPLPGWPAPLAGAAACGLVVLFTLWFYISRLTGTENGDVKPMQALVLFAAALLLGGAMWKISFAAKLLGGFCGALAATEGAMTALESSERRLRGAVIGLLIVVAGGLSIASFYGTSAAALRLTPFSGVKLTLLLPPLLLLFHDLTRRVHPETIGEIVVRPAIWGELVLIGVMLLVMLVMALRSDNVSNVPALEVAFRDFMERVMVVRPRTKEFLIGYPALVLYWYLVRNKYIPHYREVVRIAAVLAFCSAVNTFCHFHTLLYLSVIRVLNGWWLGLLLGTVGVAVLHFVLIPLWRRVSKSL
- the csaB gene encoding polysaccharide pyruvyl transferase CsaB, translating into MGKKFDVLLLGYYGFGNLGDELLAEAAVSLLREAGVERSRIAILSSTPDDSEERFGVASFNRWRLGDVARACSDSRTLLLGGGGLFQDSTSLRSCLYYCAVMLIAKMKGLRIWAVGQSVGPLRSKAARGVTRLALSLCSYISVRDESSLKMAGDLGLSAELTPDLVMSLVPEKNAVKEPLILFNARPGYGDLARMTAERCREAADAAGCEVRGVALAAEDAAEIERLHSLQYVKIRDIITVKNLEEFSAAVQGASGAVGMRLHFLVLCLLAGIPLAGCAYDPKVLGFCMRYNVEVVGEGPVGLGKLNDNTVQSKAAAAVREKFTAGLRGVLGDRNG
- a CDS encoding transketolase C-terminal domain-containing protein, whose amino-acid sequence is MSINEKISTFAAFCELITEYALNDEDFLLLTTEEVTETELFDRLPPEKYIRTESSVAGALMRAAGSAIAGKKTWLLGRVAELTGCGYAQIREAIALPKLPVRIAALNGGLSCAHEGAAVQLLEDLALMRTIPNMNVFIPSDMAALRGILERSENTSAPLYMRLGCTPVPALDDSYGESFRFGGARILRSGTGVTICACGIMVSQALLAAEQLERQNISAEVIDCYSLKPFPESVLLSSVRRTGCCVVAEEHGNIGGLFGAAAECLGRTYPVPLRCVAVEDQFVNSGTPEELREYYGLTWKEIVDASAQAWALRRR
- a CDS encoding ATP-binding cassette domain-containing protein, with amino-acid sequence MDIKFSGVTKIFEPDIVALEDVYLSIDRGEFVYLVGETGSGKTTLMRCIFREVIPSRGHISVGGRALRKMGRFELALFRRDIGVIFQDFSLLPNITAFENVAFVLEVMGVPSREIEERVADVLKTVGIWRRRNLYPPQLSGGEQQRLTIARAIVNGPSLILADEPTGNLDSHTADEIMQLMLDINAAGTTVIMATHNQAIVDTYRHRVVEIRRGRIVRDDKEGGYEADVTY
- a CDS encoding permease-like cell division protein FtsX; this translates as MSRIKYILRDGWRLVWRHFGMSLLTVFTAMSVFFVIGATMLFILNIRNVIGTMENQLSIQAYMKPDTDLEAAAKRIKAMRNVKSVKVITKETALERLRARLGNQANAVTLLGSNPLPASIEVRVSRAAEVSDTARMLMAIPDVDDIVYAGHVAEKLTRLSTFVERFSLVMLIVALAASGVVLFNTIRIAVYSRAEEIDVMMKVGATSTYVAFPFVIQGFILGLTGALVASAALGYSYFSAVARLKDMLPFLSFIESPRLLAKLSLVLICCGTVVSLFASLIAVEKFIRKAAKPL